A window from Roseburia sp. 499 encodes these proteins:
- a CDS encoding GGDEF domain-containing protein, with translation MKGQEREKKGRFVYTRRVQKENVRRMLIASVCFFILFFVNSLVLQIQTAGTIKPYIMAPFMVLAELYAGVYILRSYRWLSSRKKWDMRLQLYLFWLIFATLMLTATFMSERTFFKLSVYWIMTTVLAVVPLWNNKEFLVSQGIQIAALLFLIFYQKLGIENVIYLSANQLMCCVISRQGYYNFLQRAADATAIDTAKTLSETDPMTNLLNRRGLERSLERVWTGCVRNNRMVAVIMIDIDNFKKYNDHFGHLEGDTCIRRVTAEIHKMTGKKSDLAARVGGEEFVVCLPGMEKGEALNWAIKLKENVESLNIPQAEENFLPFVSVSVGVVCGYARRSADFEQMRKKADEALYEAKESGRACVYMDGECHARTRVAGNIRQYYMERGFRSLG, from the coding sequence GTGAAAGGACAGGAGAGGGAGAAAAAAGGACGTTTTGTTTATACAAGGCGAGTACAAAAGGAAAACGTTCGGCGGATGTTGATAGCATCGGTCTGCTTTTTTATACTTTTTTTCGTGAATTCCCTTGTTCTGCAAATTCAGACAGCAGGAACAATAAAACCTTATATTATGGCACCGTTTATGGTGCTGGCGGAGTTGTACGCAGGAGTATATATCCTAAGATCCTATCGGTGGCTTTCTAGTCGGAAAAAGTGGGATATGCGTTTACAACTTTATTTGTTTTGGCTGATTTTTGCAACGCTGATGCTTACAGCAACTTTCATGTCTGAACGTACCTTTTTCAAATTGTCAGTATATTGGATTATGACAACAGTATTGGCTGTTGTTCCGTTGTGGAATAATAAGGAGTTTTTAGTGAGCCAGGGCATTCAGATAGCAGCTCTTTTGTTTCTAATTTTCTATCAGAAACTTGGTATAGAGAACGTTATTTATTTATCGGCGAATCAGCTGATGTGTTGTGTTATTTCCAGGCAGGGATATTATAATTTTCTTCAGCGAGCAGCGGATGCTACTGCGATTGATACAGCAAAGACCTTATCGGAGACAGACCCAATGACGAATCTGTTGAACCGGAGGGGGTTGGAGCGTAGTCTCGAGCGAGTTTGGACAGGATGCGTACGCAACAATAGGATGGTTGCGGTTATTATGATTGATATTGATAATTTTAAAAAATATAATGATCATTTCGGACATTTAGAGGGAGACACTTGTATTCGTAGAGTTACTGCGGAAATTCATAAGATGACGGGCAAAAAGTCAGACCTTGCTGCCAGAGTAGGCGGTGAAGAATTTGTAGTCTGTCTCCCTGGAATGGAAAAGGGAGAGGCACTGAACTGGGCAATTAAATTGAAAGAAAATGTAGAGAGTTTGAATATTCCACAGGCTGAAGAAAATTTCTTGCCTTTTGTATCGGTAAGCGTGGGTGTAGTTTGTGGATATGCAAGACGGAGTGCTGACTTTGAACAAATGCGAAAAAAGGCAGATGAGGCTCTTTATGAAGCAAAAGAAAGCGGAAGAGCTTGTGTTTATATGGATGGAGAATGTCATGCTAGAACAAGAGTAGCGGGCAATATAAGACAGTATTATATGGAAAGAGGTTTCCGTTCTTTAGGGTAA
- the ytvI gene encoding sporulation integral membrane protein YtvI, which produces MRKSMCRIGRILGITIAVYACVRWLLPLVVPFFIAFLFAKLLNPVVEKLNQKMKIKRGIASVVIVGSLVVLIGSVLVMFLWSLLEQVRHIISNLEYYQRKAGMIWENCCGQMEAITGIRAEELQRNVDVYIPKFQRQVEEKILPSLMDGTFGYAKNLLVVSGVCFIVIISTILILRDYHKIRKGLEEHPVGKVGLKVCRRTYEAGGAYIRAQLVIMLIVSTACVVGLYFAKNRYALLIGCGIGLCDAMPFLGTGTILIPWAIFEIVQGKYMMAAICAAIYAICSLLRESLEPKLVGDKLGMHPLLVIASIYVGLNLYGIWGFALGPFSYILIREIYCCKFS; this is translated from the coding sequence ATGAGAAAAAGTATGTGTAGAATTGGCAGAATATTGGGAATTACCATTGCAGTATATGCGTGTGTCCGCTGGTTACTGCCGTTGGTGGTTCCTTTTTTTATTGCGTTTCTTTTTGCAAAGCTGCTGAATCCAGTGGTAGAAAAACTAAATCAGAAAATGAAAATAAAGCGTGGAATAGCTTCTGTTGTTATTGTAGGAAGTCTGGTAGTACTTATAGGTTCGGTCTTGGTGATGTTTTTGTGGAGTCTTCTGGAACAGGTACGGCATATAATTTCCAATCTGGAGTACTACCAAAGGAAAGCAGGTATGATATGGGAGAATTGTTGTGGACAAATGGAGGCAATTACCGGGATTCGGGCAGAGGAATTACAAAGAAATGTGGATGTTTATATTCCAAAGTTTCAGAGGCAGGTAGAAGAAAAGATTCTTCCGTCTCTCATGGATGGTACTTTTGGTTATGCTAAGAATTTATTAGTGGTGAGTGGAGTTTGTTTCATCGTAATTATAAGTACGATACTGATTTTGCGGGATTATCATAAAATCAGAAAGGGCTTGGAGGAACATCCGGTGGGAAAGGTGGGGCTTAAGGTGTGCCGTCGGACCTATGAAGCAGGAGGAGCTTACATTCGGGCGCAACTGGTTATTATGCTGATTGTTTCCACTGCTTGTGTGGTAGGATTATATTTTGCGAAAAATAGATATGCACTGTTGATAGGGTGCGGAATTGGATTGTGTGATGCTATGCCATTTCTGGGGACAGGGACGATACTGATTCCTTGGGCGATATTTGAGATTGTTCAGGGGAAATATATGATGGCAGCCATTTGTGCGGCTATTTATGCTATATGCAGCCTTTTGAGAGAGAGTCTGGAACCCAAACTGGTAGGTGATAAGCTGGGAATGCATCCGTTGCTAGTCATTGCTAGTATTTATGTGGGATTAAATCTGTACGGAATTTGGGGATTTGCATTAGGACCTTTTTCTTACATTTTGATAAGAGAAATTTATTGTTGTAAGTTTTCGTGA
- a CDS encoding RluA family pseudouridine synthase → MKEQIQIIYEDETVVVCHKLPGIPVQTPKVGQQDMVSLLRNYYTRKKENNQIFIVHRLDQPVEGVMVFARTKEAAANLNRQVQERQMDKQYLAVVEGKWKEKSGVLENYLLRDGRTNTSKVVMEGTKGAKRARLTYKVEREMEDNSLVKVQLDTGRHHQIRVQMAYAGHPLVGDKKYNSNCSAGYQPVGLCSVKTAFVHPVTGKQMEFEVEPQGSLFKN, encoded by the coding sequence ATGAAGGAACAAATACAGATTATATATGAGGATGAGACAGTTGTAGTGTGTCATAAACTGCCGGGAATTCCGGTTCAAACTCCCAAAGTGGGACAACAGGATATGGTGAGTTTACTGCGGAATTATTACACTAGAAAAAAAGAGAATAATCAGATATTTATTGTGCATCGGTTGGATCAGCCGGTGGAAGGGGTTATGGTATTTGCGAGGACAAAAGAAGCGGCGGCAAATTTAAACCGTCAGGTACAAGAAAGACAGATGGACAAGCAGTATCTTGCGGTGGTAGAAGGAAAATGGAAGGAAAAGTCTGGCGTACTGGAGAATTATTTGTTGCGTGATGGCAGAACGAACACTTCTAAGGTAGTAATGGAAGGAACAAAGGGGGCTAAGCGTGCAAGACTTACTTATAAGGTAGAACGGGAAATGGAAGATAATTCCCTGGTGAAAGTCCAATTAGATACAGGCAGACATCATCAAATACGAGTACAAATGGCGTATGCGGGACATCCACTAGTGGGTGATAAAAAGTATAATTCTAATTGTTCGGCGGGATATCAACCGGTTGGACTGTGCTCGGTGAAAACAGCATTTGTGCATCCGGTTACCGGTAAGCAGATGGAATTTGAAGTGGAGCCTCAGGGTAGCCTGTTTAAAAATTAA
- a CDS encoding response regulator transcription factor, which produces MSKVLIIEDEVAIADLEKDYLELSGFEVEIENDGNRGLARALSEEFDMYILDLMLPGVDGFEICKRIREAKNTPILMVSAKKDDIDKIRGLGLGADDYITKPFSPSELVARVKAHLSRYERLINSNVKDNDIIEIRGLKIDKTARRVWVNEEEKQFTTKEFDLLAFLAQNPNRVFTKEELFSEIWDLESVGDIATVTVHIKKIREKIEFNTAKPQYIETIWGVGYRFKV; this is translated from the coding sequence TTGAGTAAAGTATTGATTATTGAAGATGAAGTGGCAATTGCAGACTTGGAAAAAGATTATCTGGAATTGAGTGGGTTTGAGGTTGAAATCGAAAACGATGGAAACAGAGGACTTGCAAGAGCATTAAGCGAAGAATTCGATATGTATATTTTGGATTTGATGTTACCGGGCGTGGATGGGTTTGAGATATGCAAGAGAATTCGCGAGGCCAAAAATACACCAATTCTTATGGTATCAGCCAAAAAGGATGATATAGATAAGATACGCGGTCTGGGATTAGGGGCAGATGACTATATTACCAAACCATTTTCGCCAAGTGAGCTGGTGGCAAGAGTGAAGGCACATCTTTCACGGTATGAAAGATTAATTAATAGCAATGTAAAGGATAATGATATCATTGAGATTCGTGGCCTGAAGATTGATAAAACGGCAAGAAGAGTGTGGGTCAATGAGGAAGAGAAGCAGTTTACGACCAAAGAATTTGATTTGTTGGCCTTTTTGGCGCAGAATCCCAACAGAGTGTTTACGAAAGAAGAATTATTTAGCGAAATATGGGATTTGGAATCGGTAGGAGACATTGCAACAGTTACAGTGCATATAAAAAAGATTCGTGAAAAAATCGAGTTTAATACAGCAAAACCACAATATATCGAGACAATCTGGGGTGTAGGATATCGGTTCAAGGTGTGA
- a CDS encoding sensor histidine kinase, which yields MKLRTRLIISFCIIIFVPVLLAGATIWGFGEFQMRTVRQAYNIDGGAYEYLTNSIKVLSHFTKADYEALQKVAKEEPEKLEEQAYLEKINQELAGKYSYLIVRKEDNIIYGKDINPEVSEKLPEYANESAESASGIYIEGEAQVLLKQIDFTYSDDSEGTAFIVTSMEKIVPEVKKMVIDMGISVILILIFTGGMLTIWIYRGIINPIRKLQGAAQNIKAGNLDFTIEAEGNDEIGELCRNFEDMRLRLKESAEEKIASEKESKVLISNISHDLKTPITAIKGYVEGIIDGVADTPEKQDKYIRTIYNKANEMDTLINELTLYSKIDANKIPYNFKRINVADYFNDCVEEVGVELEAENIKLTYIDYVDADVQIIADPEQLRRVINNIISNSVKYLDKRQGFINIRIRDVGDFIQVELEDNGKGIAAKDLPYIFDRFYRTDASRNSATGGSGIGLSIVRKIIEDHGGKIWANSKEGSGTIMYFVIRKYQEVIN from the coding sequence ATGAAACTTAGAACCAGATTGATCATTTCTTTTTGCATTATCATATTTGTGCCTGTGTTATTGGCAGGAGCTACTATCTGGGGGTTTGGAGAGTTTCAGATGCGAACAGTCCGGCAGGCATATAATATAGATGGCGGCGCGTATGAGTATCTGACAAATTCCATTAAGGTATTAAGTCATTTTACAAAAGCAGATTATGAAGCGTTGCAGAAGGTTGCGAAGGAAGAACCGGAGAAGCTGGAGGAGCAGGCGTATCTGGAAAAAATAAATCAGGAACTTGCAGGAAAGTATTCTTATCTGATTGTTCGGAAAGAAGACAATATCATATATGGGAAAGATATAAATCCGGAGGTATCGGAAAAGTTGCCGGAATATGCCAATGAATCAGCAGAAAGTGCATCTGGGATCTATATAGAGGGAGAAGCCCAGGTACTGCTAAAACAGATTGATTTTACCTATTCCGATGACAGTGAAGGAACGGCATTCATTGTTACCAGTATGGAGAAGATTGTTCCCGAAGTGAAGAAGATGGTAATTGATATGGGAATATCGGTTATTTTGATTCTGATATTTACCGGTGGAATGTTGACAATCTGGATTTATCGGGGAATTATTAATCCGATTCGGAAGCTCCAAGGTGCAGCACAGAATATTAAGGCGGGGAATCTGGATTTTACGATTGAGGCAGAGGGAAATGATGAGATTGGAGAGTTATGCCGTAACTTTGAGGATATGCGTTTGCGGCTGAAAGAGTCTGCGGAGGAGAAGATTGCCAGTGAAAAAGAGAGTAAAGTATTAATTAGCAATATTTCCCATGATTTGAAGACTCCGATTACTGCTATTAAGGGATATGTAGAAGGAATTATCGATGGGGTAGCGGATACACCGGAAAAACAGGACAAGTATATTCGGACTATATATAATAAGGCAAACGAGATGGATACATTAATCAATGAGTTGACCTTGTATTCTAAGATAGATGCAAATAAGATTCCTTATAATTTTAAGCGGATTAATGTGGCGGATTATTTTAATGACTGTGTAGAAGAAGTAGGGGTGGAACTGGAAGCAGAAAACATCAAGCTTACTTATATCGATTATGTAGATGCGGATGTACAGATTATTGCAGATCCGGAGCAGTTGCGCAGAGTAATCAACAATATTATTAGTAATTCTGTTAAATATTTGGACAAGCGACAAGGTTTTATTAATATTCGCATTCGAGATGTAGGTGATTTTATCCAGGTAGAATTAGAGGATAACGGAAAAGGCATCGCAGCAAAGGATTTACCGTATATTTTTGACCGATTTTATCGGACAGACGCTTCGCGTAATTCTGCCACCGGTGGCAGTGGAATCGGCCTTTCTATTGTAAGGAAGATTATAGAGGATCATGGGGGCAAAATATGGGCGAACAGTAAGGAAGGCTCTGGAACGATTATGTACTTTGTAATACGAAAATATCAGGAGGTTATAAATTGA
- a CDS encoding HD-GYP domain-containing protein — translation MKTYAVEDLRPGMKTAKPVYSNRGQLIIEEGTMLTTALISRLFFYGITSAGVEEEKTTEEKSSEEQVFIPRTSYSQQVKRRPEFMNFQIDYTKNLGMVKDSFATICQSDGTVNTDGLLAGASELLSKASTTMGLLDMLHNMRQIDDSIYAHSMNVALIARTLGEWLHFSKEDLEMITLCGILHDIGKTVLPAELLNKPGKYTDEEYARVQQHTLLGYKILKDLPLDVRVKRAALQHHERCDGSGYPQGLKDDEIDSFAQIIAIADVYDAMTAARSYRAPLCPFQVIDAFEKEGLQKYHPQYILTFLSHIANSYQHNRVLLSNGQSGTIVMINSSHLTQPMIQMDDGKIMDLTQHTDLSITKII, via the coding sequence ATGAAAACATACGCCGTGGAGGACCTGCGTCCGGGAATGAAAACAGCAAAGCCGGTGTATAGTAATCGTGGACAACTTATTATAGAAGAAGGAACGATGTTAACAACAGCATTGATATCACGATTATTTTTTTACGGTATTACATCAGCAGGAGTAGAAGAAGAAAAAACGACAGAAGAGAAGTCATCGGAAGAACAGGTATTTATTCCAAGAACCTCTTATTCACAGCAGGTGAAACGTCGACCGGAATTTATGAACTTTCAGATTGATTATACTAAGAATCTGGGGATGGTAAAGGATTCTTTTGCTACTATCTGTCAGTCGGATGGGACAGTAAATACAGATGGACTTTTAGCAGGAGCTTCAGAATTGCTGTCCAAGGCATCTACTACCATGGGATTATTGGATATGTTGCATAATATGCGCCAGATTGATGATAGTATTTATGCCCACAGTATGAATGTAGCATTGATAGCCAGAACATTGGGAGAATGGTTGCATTTTTCAAAAGAAGACCTGGAAATGATTACACTGTGTGGAATTTTGCATGATATTGGCAAAACAGTATTGCCTGCGGAATTATTGAATAAACCGGGAAAATATACAGATGAAGAGTATGCAAGAGTGCAACAGCATACATTACTGGGATATAAGATATTAAAAGATCTTCCTTTAGATGTTCGTGTAAAACGTGCGGCATTGCAGCACCATGAACGTTGCGACGGAAGTGGTTATCCTCAGGGATTGAAAGATGATGAGATTGATTCTTTTGCACAGATTATAGCGATTGCAGATGTATATGATGCTATGACAGCAGCACGTTCCTATCGTGCACCGTTGTGTCCGTTCCAGGTAATTGACGCGTTTGAAAAGGAAGGATTGCAGAAGTATCATCCGCAGTATATTCTTACATTTTTGAGTCATATAGCCAACTCTTATCAGCACAACAGAGTATTGTTAAGTAATGGGCAGAGTGGCACAATTGTTATGATTAATTCGAGTCATTTGACACAACCGATGATTCAGATGGATGATGGAAAGATTATGGATTTAACACAGCATACCGACCTTTCTATCACAAAGATTATATAA
- the metK gene encoding methionine adenosyltransferase, whose protein sequence is MEKRLFTSESVTEGHPDKVCDAVSDAILDALMEQDPMSRVACETAACTGFVLVTGEITTSAYVDIPKIVRDTVKEIGYDRSEYGFDGNTCAVFTAIDEQSSDIAMGVDKALEAKENKMSDAELEAIGAGDQGMMFGYATNETPELMPYPISLAHKLSRQLTKVRKDGTLKYLRPDGKTQVSVEYDENDKPIRLEAVVLSTQHDPDVTQEQIHADIKKYVFDPILPAELIDDNTKFFINPTGRFVIGGPHGDAGLTGRKIIVDTYGGYARHGGGAFSGKDCTKVDRSAAYAARYVAKNIVAAGLADKCEIQLSYAIGVAQPTSIMVDTFGTGKVSDEKLVDIIRENFDLRPAGIIKMLDLRRPIYKQTAAYGHFGRNDLNLPWEATDKVDLLKKYL, encoded by the coding sequence ATGGAAAAAAGATTATTTACATCTGAATCCGTAACAGAAGGACATCCTGACAAAGTCTGCGATGCAGTATCCGATGCAATCTTAGACGCGTTAATGGAACAAGACCCTATGAGCCGTGTGGCATGTGAAACTGCTGCCTGCACCGGTTTCGTATTAGTAACAGGTGAAATTACTACCAGCGCTTATGTAGATATTCCTAAAATTGTGCGTGACACCGTAAAGGAAATCGGCTATGACCGTTCCGAATATGGATTTGACGGAAATACATGTGCTGTATTTACTGCTATTGACGAACAATCTTCCGATATCGCAATGGGTGTAGACAAGGCTCTGGAAGCAAAGGAAAACAAAATGTCTGATGCAGAACTGGAAGCTATTGGTGCCGGAGACCAGGGTATGATGTTCGGTTATGCAACCAACGAAACACCGGAACTGATGCCATACCCAATTTCTCTGGCTCACAAATTATCACGCCAGCTGACTAAAGTTCGCAAAGACGGTACTTTAAAATATTTAAGACCAGATGGAAAAACTCAGGTTTCCGTAGAATATGATGAAAATGATAAGCCAATCCGCTTAGAAGCAGTTGTATTATCTACTCAGCATGACCCGGATGTAACCCAGGAACAGATTCACGCTGACATCAAAAAATATGTATTTGACCCAATTCTTCCAGCTGAACTGATTGACGATAATACCAAGTTCTTCATCAATCCAACCGGACGTTTTGTAATTGGTGGACCTCACGGAGATGCAGGTCTTACCGGACGTAAGATTATCGTAGATACATACGGCGGATATGCACGTCACGGCGGCGGAGCTTTTTCCGGAAAAGACTGCACTAAGGTAGACCGTTCCGCAGCTTACGCAGCACGTTATGTTGCTAAAAATATCGTTGCTGCCGGACTTGCTGATAAGTGTGAAATTCAGCTTTCTTATGCAATCGGTGTTGCACAGCCTACCTCCATCATGGTTGATACCTTTGGAACAGGCAAAGTTTCTGACGAGAAGTTAGTAGACATCATCCGCGAAAACTTTGATTTGCGTCCAGCCGGAATTATCAAGATGTTAGACTTAAGAAGACCAATTTACAAGCAGACTGCTGCTTATGGTCACTTTGGACGTAATGATTTAAATCTTCCATGGGAAGCAACAGATAAAGTAGATTTGTTGAAAAAATACTTATAA
- a CDS encoding UDP-N-acetylglucosamine 1-carboxyvinyltransferase — protein sequence MEQYVIKGGNPLVGEVEIGGAKNAALAILAAAIMTDETVTIDNLPDVRDINALLQAMGDIGAKIDRIDAHTVKINGAFVKDVPVDYDSMKKIRASYYLLGSLLGKYKRAEVTLPGGCNIGSRPMDLHIKGFRALGANVEIRNGAVAAEAEKLVGSHIYLDKVSVGATINIMMAASMAEGKTIIENAAKEPHVVDVANFLNSMGANIRGAGTDVIRISGVEKLHKTEYSIIPDQIEAGTFMFAAAATKGDVTVKNVIPKHLEATTAKLLEIGCEVEEFDDAVRVVASKPLRHTQVTTLPYPGFPTDMQPQMSVVLGIAQGTSTVTESIFENRFKYVDELTRMGADIKVESNIAIINGVEGYTGARVSAPDLRAGAALVIAGLSAEGITVVDDIHYIQRGYEAFEEKLASLGAQMERVSSEKEIQKFQLKVG from the coding sequence ATGGAACAATATGTTATTAAGGGAGGCAATCCGTTAGTTGGAGAAGTGGAAATTGGCGGAGCGAAGAATGCTGCGTTGGCAATTCTTGCAGCGGCAATTATGACGGATGAGACCGTGACAATAGATAATTTACCCGATGTACGGGATATAAATGCTTTGCTTCAGGCAATGGGGGACATTGGAGCGAAGATAGATAGAATAGATGCGCATACAGTAAAGATTAATGGAGCTTTTGTAAAGGATGTACCGGTGGATTATGATTCCATGAAGAAGATACGTGCATCCTATTATTTGCTAGGATCTTTACTTGGTAAATATAAGAGGGCGGAAGTAACACTTCCTGGTGGCTGTAATATTGGAAGTCGTCCTATGGACTTGCATATTAAGGGATTCCGTGCTTTGGGAGCCAATGTAGAGATTCGTAATGGTGCGGTAGCGGCAGAGGCAGAAAAATTGGTAGGAAGCCATATTTATTTGGATAAGGTATCCGTAGGTGCTACTATTAATATTATGATGGCAGCGTCCATGGCAGAAGGAAAAACGATTATTGAAAATGCAGCAAAAGAGCCACATGTCGTAGACGTAGCCAACTTCCTTAACAGCATGGGAGCTAATATTCGTGGTGCAGGAACAGATGTGATTCGTATTTCCGGAGTAGAGAAGCTTCATAAAACAGAATACTCCATTATTCCGGATCAGATTGAGGCAGGAACCTTTATGTTTGCGGCAGCAGCGACAAAGGGTGATGTTACAGTTAAAAATGTAATTCCAAAGCATTTGGAAGCAACTACTGCTAAGTTGTTGGAAATAGGATGTGAAGTTGAAGAATTTGATGATGCAGTACGTGTAGTGGCATCTAAACCATTGCGCCATACACAGGTTACGACACTTCCATATCCGGGATTCCCAACAGATATGCAGCCGCAGATGTCCGTGGTATTAGGTATTGCACAGGGAACCAGTACGGTAACAGAAAGTATTTTTGAAAATCGTTTTAAATATGTAGATGAATTGACCCGTATGGGAGCAGATATTAAAGTGGAGAGTAATATTGCCATTATTAATGGTGTAGAAGGATATACCGGAGCGAGAGTAAGTGCACCGGATTTGAGAGCGGGAGCAGCATTGGTAATTGCAGGACTTTCCGCAGAAGGAATTACCGTAGTAGATGATATTCATTATATTCAGCGTGGCTATGAAGCCTTTGAAGAAAAGCTTGCAAGTCTGGGAGCACAGATGGAACGTGTAAGTTCTGAGAAGGAGATTCAGAAGTTTCAACTGAAGGTAGGTTAG
- a CDS encoding shikimate kinase codes for MKNIVLIGMPGVGKSTAGVILAKVLGYQFLDADLVIQEEEKRLLHEIIRDEGTDGFIEIENRVNASIDVEQSVIATGGSVVYGKEAMEHLKEIGTVVYLKLPYEQLEKRLHNIQGRGVVLRDGQTLHDLYEERVVLYEKYADVIVDETDLNVEETIQRIVEELKKAE; via the coding sequence ATGAAAAATATTGTTTTAATCGGAATGCCTGGTGTAGGAAAGAGCACGGCAGGCGTTATTCTTGCAAAAGTATTGGGATATCAGTTCCTTGATGCAGATCTCGTGATTCAGGAGGAAGAAAAACGCCTCTTGCATGAAATTATCAGAGACGAAGGAACAGATGGATTTATTGAAATAGAAAATCGTGTCAATGCAAGTATTGATGTAGAACAGTCTGTTATAGCAACAGGAGGAAGTGTAGTATATGGAAAGGAGGCCATGGAGCATTTAAAAGAGATTGGAACCGTGGTTTACCTGAAACTTCCCTATGAACAGTTGGAAAAGCGTCTTCATAATATTCAGGGACGTGGCGTGGTGTTAAGAGATGGACAAACCCTACATGATTTGTATGAAGAAAGGGTAGTTCTGTACGAAAAATATGCAGATGTGATTGTGGATGAAACAGATTTAAATGTGGAAGAAACAATTCAGAGAATAGTAGAAGAGTTAAAAAAAGCAGAATGA
- a CDS encoding ABC transporter permease, with the protein MKTIKRYLRLYRILISQFFKVILQSKVDFFMGLLGFFLTQIFGIVFLFLVFQQIPSLNGWTLNQLIFIYGFAQIPRGIDHLFTDNIWMVAWHTVVNGEFDRYMLRPMNVFFQVISEKLQPDAVGELLVGSILVVYSISKGVVAVDGFHVLMFVVSILAGAVIYTSIKLFFASIAFWVKISGPFLQAAYEMADFAKYPTEIYAKGIRFVITWVIPFAFVAYLPAKYFLISGSTAAVIGIECGIAAVFWVIAYALFQKGLSVYESAGN; encoded by the coding sequence ATGAAGACAATAAAAAGATATCTGCGGTTGTACCGCATACTAATATCACAGTTTTTTAAAGTGATTCTACAGTCAAAAGTAGACTTTTTTATGGGATTGTTGGGATTTTTTCTTACCCAGATATTTGGAATCGTATTTTTGTTTTTGGTATTTCAGCAGATTCCAAGCTTGAATGGGTGGACGCTGAACCAGTTAATTTTTATTTACGGATTTGCTCAGATTCCAAGGGGAATTGACCATTTGTTTACAGATAATATCTGGATGGTAGCATGGCATACTGTGGTAAATGGAGAATTTGACCGTTATATGTTGCGCCCTATGAATGTTTTCTTTCAAGTCATCAGCGAGAAATTACAGCCGGATGCCGTAGGAGAACTTCTGGTGGGAAGTATTTTGGTGGTTTATTCTATTTCTAAGGGAGTAGTTGCGGTAGATGGATTTCATGTTCTGATGTTTGTGGTTTCCATATTGGCGGGAGCTGTGATTTATACATCGATTAAGCTATTTTTTGCATCCATTGCTTTTTGGGTGAAAATAAGTGGACCATTTCTTCAGGCTGCTTATGAAATGGCGGATTTTGCGAAATATCCGACTGAAATCTATGCAAAAGGAATTCGTTTCGTTATTACCTGGGTAATACCATTTGCCTTTGTGGCATATCTACCGGCGAAGTATTTTCTTATTAGTGGAAGTACAGCGGCAGTCATTGGAATCGAATGTGGAATTGCAGCAGTATTCTGGGTAATTGCGTATGCTTTGTTTCAAAAGGGACTGAGTGTATATGAAAGTGCTGGAAATTAA